Proteins encoded within one genomic window of Desertifilum tharense IPPAS B-1220:
- a CDS encoding helicase produces the protein MIEVEVHQQLRAFLRSSGEPSWPHQLTMARLVARALRLGRSALIQTGIFGEYQGRHRLSYLVPVLMWPEPVILVAPPSVQQRLLMVEIPRLQQWIDTPKAIQTGDRWPGSEFRGLFIVSPETWLKDRLFNRQQFPEQIPTILDGVEDLERWTRQQLTVALHPTDWNDLMLACPDAADAIRDARVQLTKAVFQHPANPYECYLLDDREQTILRNLLQVISQTTYSALTPTWQTFAEAFALPEQLLWVEVARRQGQFSLFCAPLELASILSPVWLQQPVVLIGGALDLEAEAQIYRGNLGLGDLTCVKFSLDRHQELIHLYLPEGLPLPNTPQFQQALLKQMRSLLGVNREVAGLTVLLVDDTPLKAQVGSVLAAEFGSRVQVEKTCLDDNGILVTGWEFWREHQMVLPSPVLLAIATLPIPSLENPLVAARVAYYKRRRLDWFRLYLFPTALNELQRAIAPVRDRQGVVALLDSRVLHRSYGQQVVAALSPLARINYLDTQWLSYEEFG, from the coding sequence GTGATTGAGGTAGAAGTCCACCAGCAACTCCGCGCCTTCCTGCGTTCCTCTGGCGAACCCTCCTGGCCCCATCAACTGACGATGGCGCGGTTAGTGGCTCGTGCTTTGCGCTTGGGAAGAAGTGCCTTAATTCAAACGGGGATATTTGGCGAATATCAAGGACGACATCGCCTTAGCTACCTAGTTCCCGTGCTGATGTGGCCCGAACCCGTCATTCTCGTCGCGCCGCCAAGCGTTCAGCAACGCCTGTTGATGGTGGAAATTCCCCGACTGCAACAATGGATCGATACGCCAAAAGCAATTCAAACGGGCGATCGCTGGCCGGGTTCTGAGTTTCGGGGACTATTTATTGTCTCCCCAGAAACTTGGTTAAAAGACCGTCTTTTCAATCGACAACAGTTCCCAGAGCAAATTCCCACTATCTTAGATGGAGTGGAGGATCTCGAACGCTGGACGCGCCAGCAACTCACGGTTGCTCTGCACCCCACAGACTGGAACGATCTGATGTTAGCTTGTCCCGATGCGGCGGACGCCATTCGCGATGCTAGGGTGCAATTAACCAAGGCGGTGTTTCAACACCCCGCAAACCCCTACGAGTGTTACTTGCTCGACGATCGCGAACAGACAATTCTCAGAAATTTGTTGCAGGTTATCTCGCAAACTACTTATTCTGCCTTAACTCCAACTTGGCAAACCTTTGCGGAGGCGTTTGCACTTCCCGAACAACTCCTTTGGGTAGAGGTGGCGCGCCGTCAAGGTCAATTTTCCCTGTTTTGCGCTCCCCTGGAGTTAGCTTCGATCTTGAGTCCGGTTTGGTTGCAACAGCCGGTGGTTCTAATTGGGGGGGCGCTAGATTTAGAAGCAGAAGCTCAGATTTATCGGGGAAATTTGGGGTTAGGCGATCTGACGTGCGTTAAGTTTTCTCTCGATCGCCATCAAGAACTCATTCATCTCTATTTACCGGAAGGGTTGCCTTTACCGAATACGCCCCAATTTCAACAGGCCTTACTAAAACAGATGCGGTCTTTGCTGGGGGTGAACCGGGAGGTTGCGGGTTTAACGGTTCTGTTGGTTGATGATACGCCGCTTAAGGCGCAAGTGGGTTCGGTTCTCGCGGCAGAGTTTGGCTCGCGGGTTCAGGTGGAAAAAACCTGTTTGGACGATAATGGGATTTTGGTGACGGGTTGGGAGTTTTGGCGGGAACATCAGATGGTTCTTCCGTCTCCGGTGCTGTTGGCGATCGCCACTTTACCCATCCCTTCTTTAGAAAATCCCCTAGTTGCAGCTAGGGTCGCTTATTACAAGCGCCGCCGTTTAGATTGGTTTCGCTTATACCTCTTTCCAACGGCGTTGAATGAATTACAACGCGCGATCGCCCCCGTCCGCGATCGCCAAGGTGTCGTCGCTCTCTTGGATAGCCGCGTGTTGCACCGCAGTTACGGACAGCAAGTCGTTGCCGCTCTCAGTCCTTTAGCTAGAATTAATTATTTAGATACCCAGTGGCTCAGTTACGAAGAATTCGGTTAG
- a CDS encoding DUF2839 domain-containing protein: protein MGEAKRRKEALGDKYGQEANILPWVPISKSQAEQFVKWTTTGAWWGIGLMIALWVTVRFIGPGLGWWEVQ from the coding sequence ATGGGTGAAGCTAAACGTCGTAAGGAAGCGCTCGGAGATAAGTACGGTCAAGAAGCTAACATTTTGCCCTGGGTACCCATTAGCAAAAGCCAAGCTGAACAGTTTGTTAAGTGGACAACAACAGGCGCTTGGTGGGGAATTGGTCTGATGATCGCCCTCTGGGTGACTGTACGCTTTATTGGGCCGGGATTGGGTTGGTGGGAAGTTCAATAA